The Nonlabens spongiae genome contains a region encoding:
- a CDS encoding glycosyltransferase family 2 protein has translation MNHPDLSIVVPLLNEAESLTELQEWIDQVLITTGLSYEVIYIDDGSTDGSWSVLSTLSRKRDTQNPNRCIKALRFFTNYGKSQALHAGFAAAKGNVVITMDADLQDSPEEIPELYNMIAHEGYHLVSGWKKKRYDSVLSKNIPSKLFNWAARSTSGLQLHDFNCGLKAYDRDVIKSIDVHGEMHRYIPVLAKNSGFTKIAEKPVAHQARKYGETKFGYDRFIKGFLDLITIAFISKYARRPMHFFGSAGVLMFVLGLIMAAYVGGSKLYRLYHDLPYGLVTNNPWFYIALTTMILGCLFFIAGILGELIQRSYKHDNRYQIEEEL, from the coding sequence TTGAACCATCCCGATCTTTCCATAGTCGTACCGCTGCTCAATGAAGCTGAATCCCTCACGGAATTACAGGAATGGATCGATCAGGTCTTGATCACCACAGGCTTATCCTATGAAGTCATTTATATAGACGATGGGAGTACTGATGGCAGTTGGTCTGTTTTAAGCACGCTTTCGCGAAAGCGAGATACCCAAAACCCCAACCGCTGCATAAAGGCATTGCGATTCTTTACAAACTACGGAAAATCACAGGCACTCCACGCAGGATTTGCCGCTGCAAAAGGCAATGTGGTTATCACCATGGATGCAGATCTGCAGGATTCTCCTGAGGAAATTCCCGAATTGTACAATATGATTGCGCACGAGGGTTATCACCTCGTAAGTGGCTGGAAGAAAAAACGTTACGACAGTGTTCTTTCTAAAAATATACCTAGCAAATTATTCAATTGGGCGGCGCGTTCCACTAGTGGTTTGCAATTGCATGATTTCAATTGCGGACTCAAAGCATACGATCGAGATGTGATAAAAAGCATCGATGTACATGGAGAGATGCATCGTTATATACCGGTTTTGGCAAAAAACTCCGGGTTCACCAAGATTGCCGAAAAACCAGTTGCGCACCAAGCGCGTAAGTACGGTGAAACTAAATTTGGTTATGACCGATTTATCAAAGGCTTTCTGGATTTGATCACCATCGCCTTCATTTCAAAATATGCACGCAGGCCCATGCACTTTTTTGGTAGTGCCGGTGTACTCATGTTTGTTTTGGGTCTAATCATGGCAGCCTACGTGGGTGGTTCGAAACTATATAGACTTTACCATGACCTGCCTTATGGATTAGTCACAAACAACCCTTGGTTTTATATCGCACTGACCACTATGATATTAGGGTGTTTGTTCTTTATCGCAGGAATTCTAGGCGAGCTGATCCAGCGATCTTACAAGCATGACAATCGTTATCAGATTGAAGAAGAGCTATAA
- the uvrA gene encoding excinuclease ABC subunit UvrA, with protein MTEILAEEQEFIEVKGARAHNLKNIDVNIPRDKLVVITGLSGSGKSSLAFDTIYAEGQRRYIETFSAYARQFLGGMERPDVDKIDGLSPVIAIEQKTTSKSPRSTVGTITEIYDFLRLLYARASDAYSYNTGKKMVSYSDEQIRDLITKEYAGERINVLAPVVQSRKGHYRELFEQIGKQGFVKVRTDDEIVDITKGMKLDRYKIHDIEIVVDRLQVDDSEAGKKRLDQSIETAMYHGNDVMMIVPHGSTEERYFSRALMCPETGISYPEPEPNNFSFNSPKGACPTCNGIGTLYKINPDKIIPDYSLSISKGGLAPYPDKKKNWIFKQLELIAKKFDFKLTDPLESLPKEAIDMILYGGKESLAVNSKELGVNRTYKIDFEGIANFIEQTYHNNDSTSLTRWAKGFMDKVTCTTCDGSRLRNESLYFKVNDKNIAELAQMDIVELVEWFEALESSLSRKQKLIATELLKEIKERLQFLLDVGLDYLSLNRSAKTLSGGEAQRIRLATQIGSQLVGVLYILDEPSIGLHQRDNEKLINSLESLRDTGNSVVVVEHDKDMIERADHVVDIGPRAGRHGGEIISEGNPKEILNHDTLTAQYLKGTKEIPVPEKRRKGNGKKIVLKGCTGNNLKNVDLEIPLGKMIAVTGVSGSGKSTLINETLYPIMNAHYFNGVKVPKPYKSIKGLDHCDKVIDINQSPIGRTPRSNPATYTGVFSEIRSLFAKTPEALIRGYKPGRFSFNVQGGRCETCKGGGLRVIEMNFLPDVYVTCETCQGKRFNRETLEIRYKGKSISDVLEMTINEATDFFEPIPKIYRKLKTIKDVGLGYITLGQQSTTLSGGEAQRIKLATELSKRDTGNTFYILDEPTTGLHFEDIRVLMNVLNKLVDKGNTVLVIEHNMDVIKIADHIIDVGPEGGRGGGQIIAKGTPEQVAKSKKSHTARFLKREL; from the coding sequence ATGACAGAAATCCTCGCGGAAGAACAAGAATTCATAGAAGTAAAGGGTGCTAGAGCCCACAATCTTAAAAATATTGATGTCAATATACCACGGGATAAACTAGTGGTGATCACCGGGCTTTCTGGCTCCGGGAAATCTTCATTGGCTTTTGACACGATCTATGCAGAGGGCCAGCGTCGATATATCGAGACTTTTTCGGCTTATGCGCGCCAATTCCTAGGTGGTATGGAACGTCCTGATGTGGATAAAATCGATGGGCTTTCCCCAGTTATTGCCATCGAGCAAAAAACTACGAGTAAGAGCCCACGCTCTACCGTAGGAACGATTACCGAAATCTATGATTTTCTAAGATTGCTTTATGCACGTGCCAGCGATGCTTATTCCTACAACACGGGCAAGAAAATGGTGAGCTACAGCGATGAGCAGATCAGGGATTTGATTACCAAGGAATATGCAGGCGAGCGCATCAATGTTTTGGCACCTGTGGTACAATCCAGAAAAGGTCATTACCGCGAGCTCTTTGAGCAAATAGGCAAGCAGGGATTTGTCAAGGTACGTACTGATGATGAGATCGTAGATATCACCAAAGGGATGAAGCTGGACCGTTATAAGATTCACGATATTGAAATCGTTGTGGATCGCCTTCAGGTTGATGATAGCGAGGCGGGTAAAAAACGACTGGATCAGTCCATAGAAACTGCGATGTATCACGGTAATGACGTGATGATGATCGTACCCCACGGCTCTACTGAAGAACGCTACTTTTCACGAGCGCTCATGTGTCCGGAGACTGGAATATCTTATCCTGAGCCTGAACCTAACAATTTCTCGTTCAATAGTCCAAAAGGCGCTTGCCCTACTTGCAATGGGATCGGCACTTTATACAAGATCAATCCAGATAAGATCATTCCAGATTACAGTTTGAGCATCTCCAAGGGTGGCCTTGCCCCCTATCCAGACAAAAAGAAAAACTGGATCTTCAAGCAGCTGGAGTTGATCGCTAAAAAATTTGATTTCAAGCTAACAGATCCGCTGGAATCACTTCCTAAGGAAGCCATAGACATGATTCTGTACGGCGGCAAAGAGTCACTTGCCGTAAATTCTAAGGAGTTAGGAGTCAACCGCACCTACAAAATTGATTTTGAAGGTATTGCAAACTTTATCGAGCAAACCTATCACAACAATGACAGCACCAGCCTGACACGCTGGGCTAAGGGATTCATGGATAAGGTTACCTGCACAACTTGTGACGGGTCGCGACTCAGAAATGAATCGCTCTATTTCAAAGTAAACGATAAAAACATTGCAGAACTGGCGCAAATGGATATCGTGGAGCTGGTGGAATGGTTTGAAGCGTTAGAGAGCTCGCTTTCGCGAAAGCAAAAACTCATAGCCACCGAGTTATTGAAAGAAATCAAAGAACGTTTACAGTTTTTACTGGACGTGGGACTGGATTACCTTTCCCTCAACCGAAGTGCCAAAACACTATCTGGCGGTGAAGCGCAACGCATCAGGCTGGCCACACAAATAGGGTCGCAACTTGTAGGAGTGCTTTATATTCTTGATGAACCTAGTATAGGTCTACACCAGCGCGACAATGAAAAGCTGATCAACTCACTGGAATCCCTGCGTGATACGGGCAATAGTGTAGTCGTAGTTGAACACGATAAGGATATGATCGAGCGTGCCGATCATGTAGTGGATATAGGTCCTCGAGCGGGACGTCATGGAGGCGAGATCATCAGTGAGGGAAATCCTAAAGAGATTCTGAATCACGATACGCTTACCGCTCAATATTTGAAAGGAACTAAGGAAATTCCCGTACCAGAGAAGCGCCGTAAAGGAAACGGTAAAAAAATAGTGCTCAAAGGCTGTACTGGGAATAATCTCAAGAATGTCGACCTGGAGATTCCACTGGGGAAAATGATTGCGGTTACTGGCGTTTCAGGGAGTGGTAAATCTACCTTGATCAACGAGACGCTCTACCCGATCATGAATGCGCATTATTTCAATGGTGTTAAGGTTCCAAAACCTTATAAGTCCATAAAAGGATTAGATCATTGCGATAAGGTCATCGACATCAATCAAAGTCCTATAGGTCGTACGCCACGATCCAACCCAGCTACTTATACAGGCGTATTTAGTGAGATACGCAGTCTTTTTGCCAAAACTCCTGAAGCTTTGATCAGAGGTTACAAACCGGGTCGCTTCAGTTTTAACGTACAGGGTGGTCGCTGCGAGACTTGTAAAGGTGGTGGTTTACGTGTGATCGAGATGAATTTTCTGCCTGATGTCTATGTGACTTGTGAAACCTGTCAAGGAAAGCGATTCAATAGGGAGACGCTCGAGATTAGATACAAGGGTAAATCCATCAGCGATGTGCTGGAAATGACCATTAACGAAGCTACTGATTTCTTTGAACCAATTCCAAAGATCTACCGCAAACTCAAGACTATTAAGGATGTGGGACTGGGTTACATCACACTTGGACAACAATCCACTACCCTATCGGGTGGTGAGGCACAACGCATCAAACTTGCGACAGAATTGAGCAAAAGAGATACTGGCAATACGTTTTACATTCTCGACGAACCCACAACTGGGCTTCATTTTGAGGACATCAGGGTTTTGATGAATGTCCTGAACAAGCTGGTGGATAAAGGGAATACGGTTTTGGTCATTGAGCACAACATGGACGTAATTAAAATCGCAGACCACATCATCGATGTAGGTCCTGAAGGTGGTCGCGGTGGTGGCCAGATCATCGCAAAAGGAACTCCTGAGCAAGTTGCTAAAAGCAAGAAGAGCCATACGGCTAGATTCTTGAAAAGAGAGTTGTAG
- a CDS encoding heavy metal translocating P-type ATPase yields the protein MNVKSYTVEGMTCDGCRKSVEKQLLEVEGVERVDVDLENKKAEVHSHQSISIQKLQNSLSSKYQIKEIDQKNMSHDQNIFDHKVQEEQQSKFQQLRPLFLILCYLAVATVLLNYNRTNWDGAMLDFMGLFFIVFSFFKLLDLKGFPASFSMYDPLAKRLPAYGWMYPFIETVLGLCFLMRLFIPEALIITLIVLGITTIGVVKTLVDKRSIKCACLGTALNLPMTEATFIENAIMIVMAVFMLFSYF from the coding sequence ATGAATGTAAAATCATACACTGTAGAGGGAATGACCTGCGATGGATGTCGTAAAAGCGTTGAAAAGCAATTGCTTGAAGTCGAGGGAGTGGAACGGGTAGATGTCGATCTTGAAAATAAAAAAGCTGAAGTTCATTCTCATCAATCTATCTCTATTCAAAAGTTGCAGAATAGTCTTTCAAGCAAATATCAGATCAAAGAAATTGATCAGAAAAATATGTCTCACGATCAGAATATTTTTGATCACAAGGTTCAGGAAGAGCAGCAATCAAAATTTCAGCAACTGCGACCCTTGTTTTTAATTTTATGTTATCTCGCTGTTGCAACGGTTTTACTGAACTACAACAGAACCAATTGGGATGGCGCCATGCTGGACTTTATGGGATTGTTCTTTATCGTTTTCAGCTTTTTCAAGCTTCTTGATCTCAAGGGCTTCCCTGCCAGTTTTTCCATGTACGATCCGCTTGCCAAAAGATTGCCCGCTTATGGCTGGATGTATCCTTTTATCGAGACTGTATTAGGACTTTGTTTTTTGATGCGATTGTTCATTCCAGAGGCTTTGATTATAACATTGATCGTTTTAGGAATTACAACAATAGGAGTGGTAAAAACCCTGGTAGATAAACGCAGTATTAAATGTGCGTGTCTGGGAACCGCTCTCAACTTACCCATGACTGAGGCTACTTTTATTGAAAACGCCATCATGATCGTCATGGCGGTTTTCATGCTGTTCAGTTATTTTTAA
- a CDS encoding BNR-4 repeat-containing protein has translation MRYLHFLLLIASINGFAQDSIEHSFTPHSENQIVSYNGIWSWFSDPRAVYYEGEYQRTYLGWVDNYGNIMVSLLDHETGEQQVFKVYDGIEIDDHNNPALIFDSKGRLSIYFTTHLINDDPLYKISATNPEDISSWNPVERLNLNNEDQYNKARILNHTYANVVKDPYNSQTWYLLYRGVDMQPCMSISKDEGVNWSKSHILYNGNDDEIYTPYLKVYKGKTKIHFFLTSDHPTRALGSNQLYYFYLKEGIFYSHHHKKIASLESSAIVPESLTPIRDSQQSRAWCWDIKENEKEQPVITYVEFEEHEHNYKYAYFDGQKWIHKTLTESGGAFPEWVGNKQLEPHYSGGLIINPTNTRELFASVQRAGNFEIEKWNFDPKKDDWTQLPITSGSSNNAVRPVLSIDSNNLNKASSLFWLEVMNYKYYSSQTKPGFSEFSLSDRYATLIRSNNAHSKYILPSKSENLIRSHFIDHHIKQRINSDFLYLLALSNPTLKIREVALRLEISNFLNFKKKILLSSQEIEEIEINDFAKKLYLFNPNIFERDQIENLINQISEAESLTSIDYLVVNEMMEQQLDLDGNLIKATNLHSENLFAQFERLDLTLANFQSSILDSYSFLKYGAAQEDDQERLKLVLDQCWKFYNEHFSQQYHPDVCGALLLFDAAYKDKFKKT, from the coding sequence GTGAGGTATTTACATTTTTTATTACTAATTGCCTCGATAAACGGATTTGCTCAGGATTCTATTGAGCACTCTTTTACACCTCATTCAGAAAACCAAATTGTAAGTTACAATGGAATCTGGAGTTGGTTTTCAGATCCTAGAGCGGTTTACTATGAAGGGGAATATCAACGTACTTATCTAGGTTGGGTAGATAATTACGGAAATATAATGGTAAGCTTACTGGATCACGAAACAGGAGAGCAGCAAGTTTTCAAGGTTTACGACGGTATTGAAATAGACGATCACAATAATCCAGCCCTCATATTTGATTCAAAAGGTAGGCTCTCAATTTACTTCACCACACATCTTATCAATGATGATCCACTTTATAAAATAAGTGCTACAAATCCTGAAGATATATCTTCATGGAATCCGGTTGAGAGGTTAAACCTGAACAATGAGGATCAATATAATAAAGCTCGGATTCTAAACCACACCTATGCTAATGTCGTTAAGGATCCTTACAATTCACAAACATGGTATCTTTTGTACAGAGGCGTGGATATGCAACCTTGTATGTCCATTTCAAAAGACGAAGGGGTCAATTGGAGTAAATCTCACATACTTTATAACGGAAATGATGATGAAATTTATACACCTTATTTAAAAGTATATAAGGGCAAAACTAAAATTCATTTTTTCCTGACGAGTGACCATCCTACTCGTGCACTAGGTTCAAATCAGTTATACTACTTCTATCTGAAAGAAGGTATTTTCTATAGTCATCATCACAAGAAAATCGCTTCTTTAGAATCATCAGCGATCGTTCCTGAATCGCTAACTCCCATACGTGATTCTCAACAGTCTCGTGCTTGGTGCTGGGATATAAAAGAAAATGAAAAAGAACAGCCCGTTATTACCTATGTCGAGTTTGAAGAGCATGAGCATAATTATAAATATGCTTACTTTGATGGTCAGAAATGGATTCATAAGACATTGACCGAATCCGGTGGTGCGTTTCCTGAATGGGTAGGTAATAAACAATTGGAACCTCATTATTCAGGAGGATTGATAATTAACCCTACTAATACGAGAGAGCTTTTCGCCTCTGTACAAAGAGCCGGTAATTTTGAAATTGAGAAGTGGAATTTTGACCCTAAAAAAGATGATTGGACTCAACTTCCCATTACTAGCGGCTCCTCAAATAATGCCGTAAGACCTGTTCTTTCAATTGATTCTAACAATTTGAATAAAGCCTCGAGCTTGTTTTGGTTAGAAGTCATGAATTACAAATATTATTCTAGCCAGACAAAACCAGGTTTTTCAGAATTTAGTTTATCAGATCGATATGCTACGTTAATTCGATCGAATAATGCTCATTCAAAATATATCCTTCCATCAAAATCTGAAAACTTGATAAGAAGTCACTTTATTGATCATCATATCAAGCAACGTATTAATAGTGATTTCTTATATCTTTTAGCTTTAAGTAACCCAACTCTGAAAATACGTGAGGTGGCATTAAGATTGGAAATAAGTAATTTTCTAAACTTTAAGAAAAAAATACTTTTGAGTTCTCAAGAGATAGAAGAAATTGAGATTAATGATTTTGCTAAAAAATTATACCTGTTCAACCCAAACATTTTTGAAAGAGATCAAATTGAGAATCTTATAAATCAGATTTCAGAAGCAGAGAGCCTTACCTCTATTGATTATTTAGTAGTCAACGAGATGATGGAACAGCAACTAGATTTAGATGGAAATTTGATCAAGGCTACAAATCTTCATTCAGAAAATCTATTTGCGCAATTTGAGAGATTAGATTTGACCTTAGCGAATTTTCAAAGTTCAATTTTAGATTCTTATAGCTTTTTGAAATATGGCGCTGCTCAAGAGGACGATCAAGAGCGACTGAAACTTGTTCTGGATCAGTGCTGGAAGTTTTATAATGAGCATTTTAGCCAGCAATACCATCCTGATGTTTGTGGTGCTTTGTTACTGTTTGATGCAGCTTACAAAGACAAATTCAAAAAAACTTGA
- a CDS encoding DUF4197 domain-containing protein yields the protein MKRLYVVLFLAFTISSCAELQQIANQLPQGTQISQAEIGNGLRAALDKGIDQEVSKLMQPDGFFRNEAVKILLPDELQKVDKGLRKIGLSSVADEGLKLLNRAAEEATKEALPIFTNAVKEITFQDAKNILLGDDRAATNYLETKTQQELYAKFSPVINDNLSKVGATNLWSNAIDKYNKIPFTEQVNPDLTDYVTQKALEGVFKMIAKEEVQIRTNLNARTSDLLKRVFALQD from the coding sequence ATGAAACGTCTATACGTTGTTTTATTCTTAGCCTTCACCATTTCCAGCTGTGCCGAATTACAGCAAATCGCCAATCAATTACCTCAAGGCACTCAAATTTCCCAAGCTGAAATAGGCAACGGTTTACGAGCTGCACTTGATAAGGGAATCGATCAGGAAGTAAGCAAGTTGATGCAGCCTGATGGTTTTTTCAGAAATGAAGCCGTGAAGATTCTTTTACCAGATGAACTGCAGAAAGTAGATAAAGGATTGCGTAAAATCGGTTTGAGCAGCGTTGCAGATGAAGGTCTCAAACTACTCAATCGCGCTGCTGAGGAAGCGACTAAAGAGGCATTACCGATTTTCACAAACGCGGTAAAAGAAATCACTTTTCAAGATGCCAAAAATATATTGCTAGGTGATGACAGAGCTGCCACAAATTACTTGGAAACCAAGACGCAGCAAGAGCTTTACGCTAAATTTTCTCCGGTCATCAATGACAATCTCTCTAAGGTGGGTGCCACAAATCTTTGGAGCAATGCAATCGATAAATACAACAAGATTCCATTTACGGAGCAGGTCAATCCTGATCTTACAGATTATGTGACTCAAAAAGCTTTGGAAGGTGTTTTCAAAATGATTGCTAAGGAAGAGGTTCAAATCAGAACAAACCTGAATGCAAGAACCTCAGATTTACTGAAAAGGGTTTTTGCCTTGCAGGATTAA
- a CDS encoding protein O-mannosyl-transferase family, with translation MSFWDSAEFVTSNVTLQFTHPPGAPLYTLFCSAVLGVTGTSQAVLVSALVSSFFGALGCFLLYKIAPFFIGPILKSTSSVFHKKSLQMTGGIIASLSLAFSDSYWTASTEVEVYTLSFSLMLAILYIGLLWSGAKSSTNRTTYFLLFFLLLGCSVGVHVVVIAVVVPCSLLFLGVRFRESVKNYALLITSGLLAFILLYFILLQKGIKSVAALDIFLVNDWGLPINSSWWIVLFITVMVVLALLFYAKKSNKPFLHLSVLAVVFFLVGTSSYLSVLIRSDAHFLVAPQINNSLRLNDYFKAKQFGVDEIPLFEGSVYNAPLDTLQPFVNVDPIYNYDEESEKYIKTDLGFNGAVNYAEEFKQYFPRLYNAKDSTRYQAWTEIKGETIKYPVKGEMRSFRKPTQKENLSFFASYQVYWLNLRYVLWNFVGRQNTFQGLGDVRHGNWQSGFDFVDESITGNSQFEKHDLGKTHLYGLPLLLGVLGFVLLFKNKKLFLISLLTFLIFGLGITVFVNPVPSSILVRERDYIFIGSFIIFCLWIGCSIAVLSYVKLEVLSKFGFATLVSLFFIASPLQMLFKGFKAHDRSGDDFAYHFAKSTLDSCPENAILFTNGDNMTFPLQFLQQVKGVRPDVRIINFDLLNIDSHIDVLKSRFLESPAIELDFEKKAYQHGKEKLYPMQSDTEDFVDVEILMRFIQNDGSRLLWNNRKRNYVPSVNFKIDTDSLKFAQRYPSENHRAKFVNSIEWTFPKNFYGLNDLVALDIIEKNLGERPICFMNNGRKSHTLGLDSFLIHRGMVSELVPLKRSNPQDNPKIVDVATSQSILIDQLQAIDFEREELNSQSVNVDYALNILRQQYYFLAQAQAEEGKVEAAINTLNNCLQQFPNDKVPFKQFSFAIGKLYVRLGQVAKGREICAIAMSNIGSEIGWITSFDPPNAIINAKFAFKLRNMFNQMYSQFPSPPEEKPFTLAFMNTSQKVFEEWLEKHYPY, from the coding sequence GTGAGCTTTTGGGATAGTGCAGAGTTCGTAACGAGCAATGTGACCTTGCAATTCACCCATCCACCCGGTGCTCCATTGTACACACTCTTTTGCAGTGCTGTTTTAGGAGTAACAGGGACGTCCCAAGCAGTCTTGGTAAGTGCTTTGGTCTCATCGTTTTTTGGAGCATTGGGCTGTTTTTTGTTATATAAAATAGCGCCGTTTTTTATAGGCCCGATTCTCAAGAGTACTAGTTCCGTTTTTCACAAAAAGAGTTTGCAAATGACCGGAGGAATTATAGCCTCACTCTCTCTTGCATTTTCAGACAGCTACTGGACCGCTTCAACAGAAGTTGAGGTTTACACACTTTCCTTTAGTTTGATGCTAGCTATTCTGTATATAGGATTGCTGTGGTCTGGAGCTAAATCTAGTACAAATAGGACAACTTACTTTCTCTTGTTTTTCCTACTACTAGGTTGCTCCGTAGGAGTTCATGTAGTCGTGATCGCAGTGGTTGTGCCGTGTTCCTTGCTGTTCTTGGGAGTACGCTTTCGCGAAAGCGTAAAAAACTACGCCCTACTTATTACATCTGGTCTACTAGCCTTTATTTTACTTTACTTTATCCTTTTACAAAAAGGAATCAAATCAGTAGCTGCTTTAGATATATTTCTCGTTAACGACTGGGGGTTACCTATAAATAGTTCTTGGTGGATTGTCCTGTTTATTACGGTAATGGTTGTGCTTGCACTTTTGTTCTATGCCAAGAAGTCAAATAAACCCTTTTTACATTTAAGTGTGCTCGCTGTTGTATTCTTTTTAGTTGGGACGAGCAGTTATTTGTCCGTTTTAATAAGGTCTGATGCTCATTTTCTGGTTGCTCCGCAGATTAACAACAGCCTTAGATTGAACGACTATTTCAAGGCAAAACAGTTTGGAGTTGATGAAATCCCATTATTTGAGGGTTCAGTTTATAATGCGCCATTAGATACCTTACAACCATTTGTCAATGTAGATCCTATTTATAATTATGATGAAGAGTCTGAGAAATACATCAAAACTGATTTAGGATTTAATGGCGCGGTGAATTATGCTGAAGAGTTCAAACAGTATTTTCCCAGACTTTATAACGCAAAAGATTCTACCCGATATCAAGCCTGGACTGAAATCAAAGGTGAAACAATCAAATATCCTGTAAAAGGTGAGATGAGGTCATTTAGAAAACCTACGCAGAAAGAGAATCTATCTTTTTTTGCATCATATCAGGTTTACTGGCTCAATTTAAGATACGTCTTATGGAATTTTGTAGGGCGACAAAATACATTTCAAGGATTGGGAGATGTGCGTCATGGGAACTGGCAGAGCGGCTTTGACTTTGTTGATGAATCAATTACGGGAAATTCGCAATTTGAGAAACATGATCTTGGAAAAACTCATCTATACGGTCTGCCCTTACTTTTGGGAGTGCTTGGATTTGTTTTATTATTTAAAAACAAGAAATTATTCTTAATCTCGCTGCTCACATTCTTAATTTTTGGATTGGGTATTACCGTTTTTGTGAATCCCGTGCCTAGCAGTATTTTAGTTAGGGAACGGGACTATATTTTTATCGGGAGCTTCATTATTTTTTGTTTGTGGATAGGTTGTTCCATTGCTGTTCTCTCCTACGTCAAGCTGGAGGTTCTAAGCAAATTTGGCTTTGCAACATTGGTCAGCTTATTTTTCATCGCATCGCCTTTGCAGATGTTGTTTAAGGGCTTCAAAGCGCATGATAGGAGCGGAGACGATTTTGCTTATCATTTTGCAAAAAGTACTCTTGATTCTTGTCCTGAAAATGCCATACTCTTCACAAATGGGGACAATATGACTTTTCCTTTGCAATTTTTGCAACAGGTAAAAGGAGTTCGCCCAGATGTACGTATCATCAATTTCGATCTCTTGAATATAGACTCGCACATAGATGTTTTGAAGTCAAGATTTTTAGAAAGCCCTGCAATTGAGTTAGATTTTGAGAAAAAAGCCTATCAACACGGAAAGGAAAAACTCTACCCCATGCAATCAGATACTGAAGATTTTGTGGATGTGGAGATATTAATGCGTTTTATTCAGAATGATGGAAGTAGGTTATTATGGAACAATAGAAAAAGAAACTACGTTCCTTCAGTTAACTTCAAAATTGATACTGATAGCCTAAAATTTGCTCAAAGGTATCCTTCAGAAAATCATAGAGCTAAGTTTGTGAATAGTATAGAATGGACGTTTCCTAAAAACTTCTACGGTTTAAATGATCTTGTTGCGCTGGATATTATTGAAAAAAATCTGGGAGAAAGACCTATTTGTTTCATGAATAATGGGAGAAAATCACATACCCTCGGTCTAGACAGTTTTTTGATCCATCGTGGTATGGTGAGTGAACTCGTGCCCCTCAAGCGTTCAAATCCACAGGATAATCCCAAAATAGTTGATGTAGCCACTAGCCAGTCAATTTTAATAGATCAACTACAAGCGATAGACTTTGAACGCGAAGAATTAAATTCACAGAGCGTTAATGTGGATTATGCCTTAAACATTTTGAGACAGCAATATTATTTTTTGGCTCAGGCTCAAGCAGAGGAAGGGAAGGTGGAAGCCGCGATCAATACATTGAACAATTGCTTACAACAGTTTCCTAACGACAAAGTACCTTTTAAACAGTTTTCTTTTGCAATAGGTAAACTTTACGTAAGACTTGGACAAGTGGCTAAGGGTCGTGAGATCTGTGCCATAGCTATGAGTAATATAGGTAGTGAGATAGGCTGGATCACTTCCTTTGATCCACCTAATGCAATCATCAATGCAAAATTTGCATTCAAATTGCGAAATATGTTTAACCAAATGTATAGCCAATTTCCTTCGCCCCCTGAAGAAAAACCATTCACGCTGGCATTTATGAATACATCGCAAAAGGTTTTTGAGGAGTGGTTGGAGAAGCATTATCCTTATTAA
- a CDS encoding PIN domain-containing protein yields MRVLLDTNVILDLLLARDPFIDSTVKLFERLKNENVEG; encoded by the coding sequence TTGAGAGTTCTTTTAGATACAAATGTGATACTTGACCTTTTATTGGCACGTGATCCATTTATAGATTCGACCGTAAAGTTGTTTGAGAGACTGAAAAATGAGAATGTAGAAGGCTAG